The Bradysia coprophila strain Holo2 chromosome II, BU_Bcop_v1, whole genome shotgun sequence genome has a segment encoding these proteins:
- the LOC119070490 gene encoding COP9 signalosome complex subunit 6 isoform X1: MNYRCNCCYWLVFVRSELKMSANNEMDVDPDVTESPNVASSSSKSNANSVMAAPSIIPSVTVSLHPLVIMNISEHWTRIRAQEGSRQQVLGALIGKQTGRNVEVMNSFELKFEIVDGAISVNHAYYTTKEEQYKQVFSDLDFLGWYTTGDAPSEQDIHVHKQICQINECPIMLQLNPSIRSIDHLPVALYESIIDIVHGEATMLFVPLTYTLATEEAERIGVDHVVRMSTNDVGEKSVVAEHLLTQYSAIKMLHSRVKLVLEYIKSVENGTLQPNHEVLREAYSLSHRLPVVQGSTFREEYYTQSNDVALITYLGSLTKGCNDMNNLVNKFNVLYDRQGSGRRMRGLFF, from the exons ATGAATTACCGATGCAATTGTTGCTACTGGTTGGTGTTTGTTCGGTCTG aacTGAAAATGTCAGCAAACAACGAAATGGACGTTGACCCGGACGTCACTGAATCTCCCAACGTTGCATCCTCGAGCTCAAAGTCGAATGCAAACTCAGTTATGGCAGCACCATCTATCATCCCGTCAGTGACGGTCTCTCTACACCCACTTGTCATAATGAATATTTCCGAGCATTGGACACGCATCCGCGCTCAAGAAGGATCGCGGCAACAAGTTCTTGGCGCATTGATTGGAAAACAGACCGGACGTAATGTGGAAGTAATGAATtcgtttgaattgaaattcgaAATAGTCGACGGAGCGATTTCGGTGAACCATGCGTACTACACGACCAAGGAGGAGCAATACAAACAGGTGTTCAGTGATCTGGACTTTTTGGGATGGTACACTACCGGTGATGCACCGTCTGAGCAAGACATTCACGTTCACAAGCAGATATGCCAGATTAACGAGTGTCCGATTATGTTGCAATTGAATCCGTCAATCCGGAGCATTGACCATCTTCCGGTTGCATTGTACGAATCAATAATCGACATTGTTCATGGTGAAGCAACAATGCTCTTCGTTCCGTTGACCTACACACTGGCAACCGAAGAAGCTGAACGAATCGGAGTCGATCACGTCGTCAGAATGTCAACGAATGATGTTGGGGAAAAATCAGTTGTTGCCGAACATTTGCTAACGCAGTACAGTGCGATCAAAATGTTGCATTCACGAGTCAAACTCGTTTTGGAGTATATCAAGTCGGTGGAGAATGGAACGCTGCAACCGAATCATGAGGTACTGCGCGAAGCGTATTCATTGAGTCATCGTTTGCCGGTTGTGCAGGGATCAACATTCCGCGAGGAGTACTATACACAGTCGAACGATGTTGCCCTAATCACTTATTTGGGTAGTTTAACTAAAGGCTGCAACGATATGAACAATTTGGTCAATAAGTTTAATGTACTGTATGACCGACAAGGAAGCGGACGTCGTATGCGTGGCTTATtcttttaa
- the LOC119070490 gene encoding COP9 signalosome complex subunit 6 isoform X2, which produces MSANNEMDVDPDVTESPNVASSSSKSNANSVMAAPSIIPSVTVSLHPLVIMNISEHWTRIRAQEGSRQQVLGALIGKQTGRNVEVMNSFELKFEIVDGAISVNHAYYTTKEEQYKQVFSDLDFLGWYTTGDAPSEQDIHVHKQICQINECPIMLQLNPSIRSIDHLPVALYESIIDIVHGEATMLFVPLTYTLATEEAERIGVDHVVRMSTNDVGEKSVVAEHLLTQYSAIKMLHSRVKLVLEYIKSVENGTLQPNHEVLREAYSLSHRLPVVQGSTFREEYYTQSNDVALITYLGSLTKGCNDMNNLVNKFNVLYDRQGSGRRMRGLFF; this is translated from the coding sequence ATGTCAGCAAACAACGAAATGGACGTTGACCCGGACGTCACTGAATCTCCCAACGTTGCATCCTCGAGCTCAAAGTCGAATGCAAACTCAGTTATGGCAGCACCATCTATCATCCCGTCAGTGACGGTCTCTCTACACCCACTTGTCATAATGAATATTTCCGAGCATTGGACACGCATCCGCGCTCAAGAAGGATCGCGGCAACAAGTTCTTGGCGCATTGATTGGAAAACAGACCGGACGTAATGTGGAAGTAATGAATtcgtttgaattgaaattcgaAATAGTCGACGGAGCGATTTCGGTGAACCATGCGTACTACACGACCAAGGAGGAGCAATACAAACAGGTGTTCAGTGATCTGGACTTTTTGGGATGGTACACTACCGGTGATGCACCGTCTGAGCAAGACATTCACGTTCACAAGCAGATATGCCAGATTAACGAGTGTCCGATTATGTTGCAATTGAATCCGTCAATCCGGAGCATTGACCATCTTCCGGTTGCATTGTACGAATCAATAATCGACATTGTTCATGGTGAAGCAACAATGCTCTTCGTTCCGTTGACCTACACACTGGCAACCGAAGAAGCTGAACGAATCGGAGTCGATCACGTCGTCAGAATGTCAACGAATGATGTTGGGGAAAAATCAGTTGTTGCCGAACATTTGCTAACGCAGTACAGTGCGATCAAAATGTTGCATTCACGAGTCAAACTCGTTTTGGAGTATATCAAGTCGGTGGAGAATGGAACGCTGCAACCGAATCATGAGGTACTGCGCGAAGCGTATTCATTGAGTCATCGTTTGCCGGTTGTGCAGGGATCAACATTCCGCGAGGAGTACTATACACAGTCGAACGATGTTGCCCTAATCACTTATTTGGGTAGTTTAACTAAAGGCTGCAACGATATGAACAATTTGGTCAATAAGTTTAATGTACTGTATGACCGACAAGGAAGCGGACGTCGTATGCGTGGCTTATtcttttaa